The Candidatus Paceibacterota bacterium genome segment TAATGAAGCGGAGCAAATAAAACTTGGGGGCATTACTTCTACTTCTTATCCTCGCAAAAAACTGGAAGAAATAATCGAGGCGCGACTTTCAGATATTTTTGAGCTCATCGAAGCTCATTTGAAAAAAATCGGGAAACAAGAACTCCTTCCTGCTGGAATTATTTTGACCGGCGGAGGTTCGGGGGTCGGGACTGTCGAAGATTTAGCAAAAGCCGCACTCAAACTTCCTTCAAAAATTGGAGAAGTCACTTTTGGAAATTCAAAACCAGGAGAAGTAAAAGATTCAACATGGGCTGTCGCTTACGGCCTTTGCATTTTGGGCCTCAATCAAGAAGAGAGCGCATCATTAGGAACCCAATCGCTTCAAAATACCAAAAACACGCTCATTAGCTGGGTGAAGCAATTTTTGCCATAAAAGGTCACTCGGAACAGTTTTTAGAAACCCAGAAAACTGCCCCAGCGGGCAGTTTTCTTTGTGCTGGGCGCCGGCTGCTTTGTGGTATAGTTTTTGCCCGAAGCAAAAATTACACCACAAAGACCCTGCCGGCCTGGCGTGCGCGGGTTTCTAAAAACTATTCCTCGCTTTTGTGCTATTCAAGATTCTCCTTATCTGGACTTTTCTTTTCCCTTTCTGCAACGAATTTTTTCACCTCTTCATAGCTCATTTGTTTCGGCCAAAGAAGATCTCCGTTAACGTTATAAATAGGTAGATAAAGTTCTTTTTTATCTTTATAGGCTTCGCCCATTATTGAAGTTATTGTTTCAATATTTTCAAAATCTTTATCCATTACAAGCCCCTTAAAAAGTCGTGGAGCTACTCTCGCTGATAATACAAAACCGTGGGAACTTTCTGCCCTGCTTTCCCCCTTAGAATTGTGCCTCTCTTCTAGATCATTCATATATTCTCCGATTTTCAGTTTCGTATACCAATGTTTTTTAACTTCTTTTAATTTACTCATATCGAACATTATTGGTATTGCATATTTATCCTGTGTCATGGGGTAAAGTTGAGCAATTTGACTTAAGCCTCGCTTGTTTGTGTTCGGTGTAGATCGTCCAATGATATGAAAACAGATACTAGGACGACTCGGCATAAGAGTACTCCATCTTTTAGTTTCTTTACCACGAACGGCCTGAATCCATTCTTGTTTATCAAACACCTTACCTAAATCGTTTGTGTCCATATAATTACCTAGAATACCCAGCGAAAGAGTAGAGGAGAAGCTTTCTCTGGTTCCGTATGCCGAAATATGATATGCGGTACCGTCTTGATCGATATCCTGTACCTTCGCCATCACCATTTCCAAAACTTCCGGGGACAATACAGTTTCTTTAAGAGATAATTGCTCTTCCTCGCCTTTATCAATCGTGTCTGTTTCTTTTTTAGAGTCAGAAAATTTACCAGGCACCCCATACCAATCCAACCCTTCTTGACCATATTGGTCAAGAATTTTTTGCTCCTCTTCTGAATGCTTCGGTGGTGGTTTTTGTTCAGAATAGTTTTCCATACTAAAAGTGTACCAGAAATTCTTCAAAACTGTCACCCAACAGAAGCATGTTCGCATATACATTTTGGGAAACTCACTGGGCTCTGCGCAAAACAAAGGAGCTTTTTAGGAAAATTGAATTGTTTGAGGGGCTTCCCGCCCCGAGTTTTCAATTTTCCGTGAAGAAAAGTGACTATTGTTTAAGCGGAGAACCAGTGGGGCTGTTTCCCCAAAATGTATATGCGAACATGCTTAAAACATCTATTTTCTACAAGCTAAAAGCTCTATAATGTCAACTGTTGTGTTTTTTTGTGGCTTTCTGCTATGATTGGAATTAATAGTTTTTTAAGAGAGCGTGAAAACACGGACTGAAAAGAAATCTTCAATTAATCCGCCAAAAGACTTGGCGTTAAGCCCTATTACTATGCCCCAAATTAAACCAGAAGTAGAAACATTTGCTCGAATTCGAGTGCTCGGAGTCGGAGGTTCAGGAAAGAACGCAGTAAACCACATGGTGACCTCAAAGGTCGCTGGTGTTGAGTTTATCGCAATAAACACCGATGCGCAGGATTTGCACCACTCAATGGCGCCAAAGAAGATCCATATCGGTAAAAACCTCACCAAAGGCCTCGGTACAGGAATGAATCCAGAGCAAGGACGAAAAGCTGCTGAAGAAACAAAAGAAGAAATCCAAGAAATCATCAAAGGCGCAGATATGATATTCATCGCTTGCGGAGAAGGAGGCGGAACAGGAACCGGTGCTGCTCCCGTTGTCGCTCGAACTGCAAAGGAGCTCGGGGCCCTCACTGTCGCCGTTGTGACCAAGCCATTCTTTTTTGAAGGACAATCTCGAATGCGACTTGCGGAACAAGGAATCGAAGAACTCAAAAAGAGCGTTGATGCAATCATCGTTATTCCAAACGACCGACTGCTTGCAACTGTAAGCAAGGACACGACCGCACGAGACGCATTCGCAATGTGCGATGAAATTTTGAAACAAGCAGTTGAAGGAATCTCAAGCCTCATCACCACTCCCGGAGTCATTAACGTCGACTTCGCCGATATTCGCGCAGTGCTCGAAAATGCCGGTTCTGCTCTTATGGGCATCGGTACAGGCATTGGAGACAAGCGAGCGGAAGACGCAGCAAAGGCAGCTATCAATTCTCCCCTTCTCGATATTTCAATTCACGGCGCAAAAGGAGTGCTCTTCTCTATCGCCGGCGGAGACGATTTGAAAATGTATGAAATTCAGGATGCTGCGAAAATTATTACCGAATCAATCGACCCAGGCGCAAAAGTTATCTTCGGAACAATTCATGATGAGAAATTGAAGAAGGGCGAAGTGAAAGTAACAGTCATCGCCTCTGGTTTCCCAGAAGGCATGCCGAAAAAAGGACTCTTCCATTTTGAATCAAGCGAACCGAAGGAAGAAAAGAAAAGCAAACTCTTCAGCTCTTCGACTCCAGCACCGGTAGTAGTAAAAGAAGTTCCAAAGCCTGTTGAAGAAAAGAAACCTGAAATCAAAGTGGTAGACGACAGTGATGATGAATGGGGCGCAGTGCCGGCATTCCTAAGACGATCAAAAATAAAGTAGAAACAAAAAATCGCCTCAGGGCGATTTTTTGTTGTAAATTTTTGGAAATTCAAGAAATATGCTATCATTGTTCGCATGACTTATGACCTTGCTATTATCGGCGGCGGCCCCGCCGGGGCCGCCGCAGCTGTGTATGCTGCGCGAAAGCGTCTCAAGACTGTTTTTATAACGGAGAGCTTCGGCGGCCAAAGCGTAGTATCAGCCGACATTCAAAACTGGATCGGGACTGTTTCCATTTCCGGAGACAAGCTCGCGAAGGATCTTGAAGCTCACACCCGCGCTTACGCTGAAGATATTGTCGATATAAAGACTGGCGAAAGAGCTGAAAATATCACAAAAACCGCTTCAGGGTTTAGCGTAAAGACAGGAAAAGCTTCGTATGACGCGAAGACAGTTCTCATTGCGACTGGAAGCACCCGAAGAAAACTCCAGGTTCCTGGCGCGGAAGAATTTGAAAATAAAGGCATCACCTACTGTGCATCTTGCGACGGACCTCTTTTTGCTGATCAGGATGTTGTGGTTATCGGCGGAGGGAATGCAGCATTTGAGACCGCAGCTCAGCTTCTTGCCTACTGCAAAAGTGTAACTCTTCTCAATCGTTCCCCAGAATTCCGTGCTGATCCTGTTACAGTACAGAAAATTCTTTTGAATCCGAAAATGCGGGCAATTCGAAATGCTATTCCAGTAAAAGTCTCCGGCGACAAATTTGTCACAGGAATCACCTACCGAGATGCTGAAAAAACAGAAGACGTGGAGACAGAAATTAAAACAAATGGAATTTTCGTTGAAATCGGCCTCATTCCCACAACTGACTTCGCAAAAGATATTGTAAAGCGAGATGAACACAATCATATTGTCGTCGATCCTCGAACACAGAAAACCTCACAGGAAGGAATTTGGGCTGCGGGAGACTGCACCGATGGCAAATATCACCAAAACAACATCGCCGCAGGCGATGCCGTGAAAGCCCTCGAAGACATCTACCTCGCTATCCACGCGAAATAAATTAAAAAAAACCGTTTGAACTTTTAAAGGATCAAACGGCTTTTGACTTTGCCCTGGAATCAGAGCGGACAGTAATGCATACTCGCGCCGTGCAGGCTCTTTTGTCTTCTTCCCTGCCAAGGCCGGGGGGCTTTTACTCTGCGCTTGTCGCACGGATGCGGGTGTATGACGCCGGAACGATCTCTCCAGCCTTCTCCCCGCAGAACCATCGCGAGGATATTGGCGGCAACTCCTTCGATGCGGCTCTCTGTCAGATCCGCTCCGATTGGCAGGAGGCCCGCATACTTAGATCCGCGCTCGCTGTAGCGAAGCGAAAAATTCCGGCCCGGCACATCGCAGAGCACGAGCCCGTGCGAAGTCACATCTTGCGAGGTGGAAAATGTAAGACCTTCCGCTCCCTTTTTCTTTGCAAGCTCTTCGATCGCCCGAAGCACCCGCGCCGACGTCGTCTCCGACTGTGCGGAGATGAGAAAGAACAACTGTGTTCCCGGAACAACTTTGCGTCTTTGTACATCAGAACCAAGCTCTGGCATGACAAATCCTCCTTGTCCCTGTGTTTGCACCCTTGCTTTCGCAAGCCAGACACATTATCTGGAGGTTTGGGACAATGTACTTCTCCCAAATCTCCAGATAACAAAAACTCCCGTTTGAGCGGGAGTTTTTGTTATCTGTAATGGTATTTTAGAAATTCCTTACACAACAATAAACCTCCCGCTCTTTGGAGTAGGGACGATTCGTGTGATGGTTGGGATTGATTTGAAATTCATTGCTTCTTTATAGTAACAAAGGTTGTTTTTTGGTCAAGTTCGTTTATGCAGACAAAAATTTTACTTCTTCCCCGCAACTTTTTTCTGGGCAATCTTTACAAGCTTTTCTTCTTTCTTAACCGAAGTCGGTTTTGCGCAAACAGTTTCAATAATGCGCGCAGTTACCTGATATGGATCCATATTTGCGGCTGGTCGGCGGTCTTCGAGGTATCCTTTTTTATTTTTTGTTGTGAACACGGGAATCCGGATGGATGCGCCTCTATCGCTCTCTCCGAAACGAAATTCGTCAATAC includes the following:
- a CDS encoding cell division FtsA domain-containing protein, with product VIPVQYKLDGKNVYGRPVGMKGTKLEIRSLFVSSLSQHLEDLIEAVEEAGVEVEDVMAAPLAASLVTLSRAQKIAGCVLANIGAETVSIVIFENNIPISLEVFPIGSTDITNDIALGLRVPLNEAEQIKLGGITSTSYPRKKLEEIIEARLSDIFELIEAHLKKIGKQELLPAGIILTGGGSGVGTVEDLAKAALKLPSKIGEVTFGNSKPGEVKDSTWAVAYGLCILGLNQEESASLGTQSLQNTKNTLISWVKQFLP
- a CDS encoding FAD-dependent oxidoreductase; this translates as MTYDLAIIGGGPAGAAAAVYAARKRLKTVFITESFGGQSVVSADIQNWIGTVSISGDKLAKDLEAHTRAYAEDIVDIKTGERAENITKTASGFSVKTGKASYDAKTVLIATGSTRRKLQVPGAEEFENKGITYCASCDGPLFADQDVVVIGGGNAAFETAAQLLAYCKSVTLLNRSPEFRADPVTVQKILLNPKMRAIRNAIPVKVSGDKFVTGITYRDAEKTEDVETEIKTNGIFVEIGLIPTTDFAKDIVKRDEHNHIVVDPRTQKTSQEGIWAAGDCTDGKYHQNNIAAGDAVKALEDIYLAIHAK
- the ftsZ gene encoding cell division protein FtsZ, with product MPQIKPEVETFARIRVLGVGGSGKNAVNHMVTSKVAGVEFIAINTDAQDLHHSMAPKKIHIGKNLTKGLGTGMNPEQGRKAAEETKEEIQEIIKGADMIFIACGEGGGTGTGAAPVVARTAKELGALTVAVVTKPFFFEGQSRMRLAEQGIEELKKSVDAIIVIPNDRLLATVSKDTTARDAFAMCDEILKQAVEGISSLITTPGVINVDFADIRAVLENAGSALMGIGTGIGDKRAEDAAKAAINSPLLDISIHGAKGVLFSIAGGDDLKMYEIQDAAKIITESIDPGAKVIFGTIHDEKLKKGEVKVTVIASGFPEGMPKKGLFHFESSEPKEEKKSKLFSSSTPAPVVVKEVPKPVEEKKPEIKVVDDSDDEWGAVPAFLRRSKIK